The segment CGAGTAATAGCCGCTGGAACCGCCCGAGCTACCCGAGCTTCCGCCGCTGGAATAGTAACCGCCGCTCGATCCCCAACTGCCGGAGCTGCCGCCGCTGGAACCCCAGCTGCCCGAGCTTCCGCCGCTCGATCCGCCCCACCAACCATGCCAACCGGCCTGAGCCGTGGTCGACATGCATCCGATCGCCATAACGGCGGCCATCGCAGCCGCCTTGTGTCCTAGCCTCGCCATCTTGCTGTATCTCCTAAGCGTCTGAATCGTTGTCCGACCGACATGAAATTGTGCTGGCGGCGCCAGCAGCTTTCACTCGAACATAACATGCTCTAACTATAGTTCAAGCAGAATAGGTAAAATTTGACGCCTTGTGAGGCTATTAGAGTTTGGGGCAGATTCTTCATAATGCCCCGTTGACGCCATGTTTACGGAAGATTATGGAGAATTAATCCGTAAGGGGGGTCATTTTAACGTCATCGAAGCAAGCCTCGCCGGTTGAGCCAAACAAGCCGATTCGTAGCAGCGCTTCCCTAGCTGCCGGGGGGACCCGAACGGTCTCATCGATCTGTTTCCAGTCGCTGTCCGCGAGGAACGGACCGACCACTCCCCGGCCAACGTCGCGGCGAGCCGCATCGTAGAACGTGACGGCGATCATCGGCGCTTCCCGGCGATCGGGGCCCAGCCCGATGTCCTTGGTTTTGACCCACGCGGTGATACGCAGTTTGTGGACCTTTTCGCCGTCGACGCCAAAGCCTTGCAGCGCCATCGACGTCCGGCCAAGATCGCTGTTCTGGAAGCGGACGTACCGTTTCCCTTGCGGCGCATCATCGGCTTCGACCAGCTCAAACAGGCGTTGGTAGTACCAGCCTGCCATCTGGCCATGCTCTTGCAGATCCGCCTCAAAATCACCGTTGGCGGCGTGCGGATGAAGCGGGTCTGGTTTGACTTCGCGGTTGTCTTCCGCTTTACCGGTCATCGGGACGAAGAGCGTGGGACGAAGCGCCTCGGAAACGAGCTTGCCGTCCTTCTTCGTAAACAGGTAGAGAACCTGCTGGTAGCGTTCGCCGACCGGAATCACCATTCGGCCCCCTTCCCGCAACTGATCGATCAGCGGTTGCGGCGGCTTTTCCGGGGAACAGGTGACGATGATCTTGTCGAACGGCGCGTGCTCGGCCCAACCCTGGTAGCCGTCGCCGATCTTCGTATGGACGTTGTTATAGCCAAGGCGCCGGAGCGTGCGGGAGGCGCTGCGCCCCAATTCCGGCACGATCTCAATCGAATAGACGTCCTTCACCAGCGGGCTAAGCACAGCCGCTTGAAACCCGCTGCCGGTGCCGATTTCCAGCACCTTGTCTTCCGGTTGCGGTTCAAGCGACTCGGTCATGTACGCGACGATAAACGGCGACGAGATCGTCTGTTGACCGCCGATCGGCAGCGCCATGTCGTAATAGGCTTGCGAGCGATACTTGTACGCGACGAACTCATGTCGCGGCGTGTCCATCATTGCCTGGATCACGCGCTGATCACTTACGCCGTTGGCGATCACCGCTTCTTCCACCATGTGGCGACGAGCGGCGGCGGCAGGATCTTCGGCGACGACCGAGCAAGTCAGCCAGCAAACTAACAGCGGCGTCAGCAGAGCGAATGCGGGGCGTAGCATGTGCGAATTCCTCTCCGGGTGAGGATGATCGGGCGGATTCTGCAATTATACCTTCCGGCAACTCTGGACCGAAAAATCGACCGGCGCTTGCGACGCGCCGGCGAATGTGAAACACTTTCGTATCCCCCTCTCCCATCGTAACGAATGGAACGATCATGCGTACGAATCCGGTTAAACGGAAGCTGAAAAACGGCGAGCCCACCTTTGGCACCTGGCTCTCGCTGGGAGACGTTTACGCGACGCGAACCCTGGCCCGCATGCAATGGGATTGGCTCACGCTCGATATGGAGCACTCGCCGATCGACTGGTACCAGGCGGCGATCATCTTTGGCGCCGTCGCCGACGCCGGCGGAGTTCCCCTGGCCCGCGTACCGCGCGGCGACCATGATTTGATCAAGCGAGTGCTGGATGCCGGCGCATGGGGCATCGTCGTGCCGATGATCGACACCGTCGAACAGGCGAAAGCGGCGATCGCGGCCGCCAAATATCCGCCGCTAGGAGACCGGAGCGTTGGCGGCGGGATGCACTCGATGAATTTCGACGCATCGCCTGACGCGTATTATGCGGGGGCGAACGACGAGATTCTGGTGGTCTTACAGACCGAAAGTCCGCGCGGCGTCGCTAATGCGAAAGAGATCTACTCGCTCCCTGGTTGCGACGCCATCTTTATCGGGCCGAATGATCTGTGGGCCCAGATGAAGACGGTCGAGAATCCCAATCCGACGAAGGAAGGTCACGAGGCGCTGATTCAGCAGGTCATCGCGACCGGTAAGGAAGTCGGAACGCCGACCGGCATGCATGTGATGACGGCCGATCAGGCGCTGGTGCGGGCCGAACAAGGAATGCAGTTCATCGCCATCGGCAGCGACGTGCGGATGATGGCGGTCGAAGCGGAAGCGACCCTGCAGAAACTTCGTCCTGACGACAACGCGGAAAGCGTCGTTAACTACTAGCAAGAAACGACGAAGGAGAAAGTTCCGCCTGGGCACTTTCTCCTTCGCAAGTATCTGGCAGCTGATTGTCAGCCTTAGTTCACGCGGACTTAGTTTACATTGTCGGAAACTTGCGTTTCGGACGGGGCCGCGTCGGCCGAAACTTGTTGAGGCAACGCGGCGTAAGCGGCCGCCTCTTCTTTCAGCTTGGTGAGCGAAGCTTCGGCGGCGCCTAGCGTTTGCTTCGCAGCTTCCGAGGCAGAGGCCTTTTCGCCCTTCTGCTTTTCGAGCTCGGCCAGTTCGGTGACCAACTTGCCTTTAGCTTCCTCGGCCTGCTTCATCGCCGCTTGACGCTGCTGCGTCTCTTTGGCGTAGTTGGCGATCGCGGCTTCCAGTTCCTTCTGCTTGGCCTGAGCGGCGGTGATCGCCTGCTTCACGGTTTCTCGTTCGGCCTTCGACTTGGCGACGGCGTCCGCTTTCTGGTTTCGTTCTCCGTCGAGACGCTGGACCTCGGCGGCTTGCTTCTTCACTTCGGCGTCGTCGGCCGCAACCAGTTGTTCCAGTTGTTTGACGGCGGCCGCTTTCGCTTCCGCCTCTTTCGCTTGCTTGGCGACTTCCGCTTCGGCGGCGGTCACCTTCTGGGCGGCTTGATCGGCCGCAGCCTTGGCGGCGTCGGCAGCCTTGCGATTCTCGGCGACCTTCTGCGTCAGGGCTTCTTTATCCCCTTCAGCAGCTGAAGCGAGTTGCTCTTCGGTCGCTTTGAGCGCGGCGGCGGCCTGGTTGGCGGCGTCGGTCGCTTTGGTCGCTTCGGCTTTGGCCGCAGCGTCCTTTTGCTTGGCGGCTTCGGCGGCTTGCGTCGCGGCGGTCAGCTGATTCTTGGCGCCATTGAGTTCACCCTGACGCTTGGTCAGCTGATCCGAGGCGTTCTTCTGATTGCCTTGCGCGGTTTGCAGTTGCTGGGTCGCTTGGGCCAGCTCTTGATCCATCTTGTTGATGGCGCCGTCGAGCGACTTTTGCTTGTCGCTATTTTGCTTGATCGCGGCGATCTGGGCGTTCTTTTCGCCGTCCGCTTTCTGCGTGTTCGCGGCGAAGTCGGCGATTTCCTTTTGCAGGCGAGCGATCGTTTCTGTGTTCGCAGTCTGCTGCGCCTTCTTGTCGGTGACCGCTTTGTCGGCAGCCGCCAGTTGAGCGACCGCTTCATCCGCTTTCGCCTTGGCGGCGGCTTGAGCCGCTTGCGAAGCGGTGATCTGCAAGTCGTAGGTGGGCGGATTCGGCGGCAGCTGAGCCACTTCTTCCATCTTCTCCAGGTCCCACATCCGAACGTTACCGGTCCAGTCGCCGGCGATCAGACGCTTGCCATCGTAGGTCAGGACCGCTTCCAGAGCGATGTCGCTGAAGCCGGGCGTCTTCTTCTGTTCATTGCCATCGCCGCTAAAGACCTTGGCGACTTTATCACGTCCCGCCGTGGCGAGGCGACCATCTTGGCCGAAGCGAACCGATTCGGTTCCGCCGCCATGAGCGTCGAACGACTTGATCGTCTTCCCTTCGTTCATTTCCCAGAGCTTGACGCTTCTGTCTGCACTAGCCGAGGCCAACAAGTTGGAGTCGCTCCGCCAGCTGACGGCGGTGATCGCTTCTTTGTGCCCTTGCAGGTTCAAGTATTCCTGAGCGGCGTCCGCTTCCCAGACGAAGAGCCCGTTCGAGCGGTCGCCCGAAGCGAGCAGAACGCCGTCTGGACTGTATTCGAGCGCGGTGACCCAGTCGGTGTGCTTCTTGATTTCGTGCAGCAGCGAACCGTCGGCGGTCGAGTAGATGCGGACGATCTTTTGCGGACCGCCGAGAGCGACGCGCGTCAGGCTCGGATTGATGTCGGCGGCCAAGACGGCGTCGAGCTCATCGCCGAGCGACATCAGACGCTTGCCGGTGCGAACTTCGTACAGAACGACCGTGCCGGAGTGACCGCCGCGACCGCCGCCAGCCAACAGCAATTCGCCGTTGCGGCTGAAGCGAAGGATGTATGGAATCCCTTCCGGATAGGCGAGGACGCCGAGCAATTCTCCGGTGTCGGTGTTGTAAAGCGAGATTTGCTTTTGTCCGGCGATTGCGGCCAACGGCGCCCACGGGCTAGTCGCGATCGACGAAACGGCGGCGGCGCGTTCGGTATAGACGACCGGCTGACGCCAGACTTTTTCGGGCATCGCGGCCGGACCTTCCGGTTTGCCGGTGGTTGTTGGACCGGCCATGTTCAGGCTCGGCTTGTTCGACTTCTTGGCGACCGAACCGCTGTTTTCCAAGGCGCCCATCTCGATCCACGACTTGATCAGATCGAGTTTCGCCTGCGGCATCTTGTCCTGGTTCGGCGGCATCACCGGGGTATCGATGTGCGCGACCAAGTCCCACAGACGAGAGCTTTCGATATCTTGCGCCACGACGACTTCGCCGCTGGAGCCCCCTTCCATCGTCTTGCCGAACGAATCGAGGGCGAGACCCCCTTTCGCTTCACCCTGGTTATGGCAGCTGAAGCAATGCTCACGGAAGATCGCCCGGACGTGGTCGTCATAGGTGATCTTGGCGGTAGCCGGCTTCTCTTGAGCGGCCAGCGGAGCGGCGCCCAACAGCAACATCGCGATGGTCGAGATTTTTTTCATAGCGGATTGGCGTCGGAAGGAAGCGAGGCAGGAAATCGAAAAGCGGCGACCAGACGTCGCCGCTTCCAGCGTACTTGCGTCTTAGTGATTGAACAGGAACTCACGGGAGTTCAGCACCGCCCAGAAGACGTCTTCCAGGGCTTGCTGCTTATTCTCATCTTGATCAATCACCGCCATAAGGCGAGTCTTTTCTTCGTCAGTCGGCTTGCGGCTCAGGCAGCGGACGTAAATTCTTTCGACGACCTGATCGGGCGTCAGCATTTCGTCCTTGAGCCAAGTCTGAACCAACTTGCCCTGCGAGATCTTCCCTTGGGTCGCATCGCCGTTGAGCATGTGCAACGCTTGCGACAAGGTGGGAGAGGTCTTCGCTTCGCAGGCACAGACGGTCGCACGTTCCGCACGGCCGAAGGTGGTCAGGAAGTAAGTCGACGTGCCGCCGTCCGCAATTTGGACCGCACGGGCGCCGAGCGGCAGACCGCGGAACTTGTCCTTCGTTTCGGTCGCCTGGCTGATGCAGTCAAGCAACTGTTCGGCCGGGATGCGGCGAACCTGGGCGTAGGCGAAGTTCTTGGTGTCGGTCTTGTTCGAGTCGTTCGGCAAGGTCGCACGCTGATAGGCGTTCGACGCGCAGATGTCTTTGACCAACTTCTTGAAGTCGTACTTGTACTCGATCAGCTTGTCGGCAAGCGCCTTCAGCAGTTCCGGGTTGCTGGCGGGATTGCTGACGCGGATGTCGTCGACCGGATCGATGATGCCGACCCCGAAGAAGTGATCCCAGATGCGGTTGGCGGTATTCGCGGCGAAGAACGGGTTCTCCGGAGCGGTGAGCCATTCGGCGAAGACTTCGCGGCGATCGCGACCCTGCATGTCAGGGGCTTCGCCGCCGAGGAACTTCGGTTCCATCACGCGGTTGTCGACCAAGTGGCGAACGTCGCCACCGCGGCGGTCGAAGATGATGCGTTCTCGTTCGTCTTCGGCGTTCTTGCGACCAACTTGGGCAAAGAAGGCGGCGAAGCTGTAGTAGTCGTCCATCGTCCAGCGATCGAACGGATGGTTGTGGCACTGGGCGCACTGGGTGCGAATCCCCATGAAGACCTGGGCGACGTTTTCGGCCGTCTTCAGCGTGTCCCGTTCCACTTCGTAGAAGTTGGTCGGCGGGTTGCTGAAGGTACCGCCGGTGGCGCTGAGGAGTTCGCGTACCATTTCGTCGAGCGGAACTTCGTTGGCGATCTTTTCCTGCAACCACGAGTTGTAGAGGAACGCCGACTTGTAGCTGACGCGATTGTTATCGCTCTTAATCATCAGCAGCTGGGCCCATTTCATCGCCCAGATTTCGGCGAACTCTTTTCGTTCCAGCAGGCGTTCGACCAGCTTGGCTCGCTTGTCGGGCGATTGGTCGGCCATGAACTCGGTGTATTCCTCGGCGGTCGGCAATTGACCGGTGATGTCGACCGAGACGCGACGGAGATATTCTTCGTCCGAGCAAAGGCCGCTCGGAAGAATCCGCAGCTTGTGCAGCTTGGCGCCGACCAGTTCGTCGATGTAGTTGCCGGCGACGGCCGGCTTTTCGTACTGCAGGTTCTTCGGAAGCACGATCACCTGGCTACCGACGGTGTGGGTGTCGAAGCGGGCCATTACGAACGCTTCACCGCGATTGGCGGCGGTCGCCATACCGTCTTTGCCCATCGGGACCGAGTTGTCGTTGCTGGTCAGGAAGACCGCCAGGTCGGTAACGTCGCGGGTCGTGCCGTCGGCGTAGAACGCTTTGACGATGAACTGCTGCTTGGCGCCCTCCCCTTCCAAGACCGCCTTGGGAGGATAGATCTCGATCTTCTTGCAGACCGGCGGTTCGCTCGGGTCGCGCGGAGCGCCCGATTCGAGCCAACGAATCATGGTCGCGTAGTATTCCGAGTCTTGATCGAACAGCTTACCGCCGGTGTGCGGAACGGCGCCGATCGATTTTTCCATCAAGAGGCTCGCTTGCGGAACCGCCAGGTTAATGCGGCGGGAAGCGAGTTCGCGAGTGACGCGATCGTAGTCGCCGTTGGGATCGAACCCAAACAGCGAGAGACGGAACCCGTCTTTACCGCGAGCGGCGCCATGGCAGCTGCCGGTGTTACAACCGGCTCGCATAAATACCGGCATCACGTCG is part of the Blastopirellula sediminis genome and harbors:
- a CDS encoding protein-L-isoaspartate(D-aspartate) O-methyltransferase, which translates into the protein MLRPAFALLTPLLVCWLTCSVVAEDPAAAARRHMVEEAVIANGVSDQRVIQAMMDTPRHEFVAYKYRSQAYYDMALPIGGQQTISSPFIVAYMTESLEPQPEDKVLEIGTGSGFQAAVLSPLVKDVYSIEIVPELGRSASRTLRRLGYNNVHTKIGDGYQGWAEHAPFDKIIVTCSPEKPPQPLIDQLREGGRMVIPVGERYQQVLYLFTKKDGKLVSEALRPTLFVPMTGKAEDNREVKPDPLHPHAANGDFEADLQEHGQMAGWYYQRLFELVEADDAPQGKRYVRFQNSDLGRTSMALQGFGVDGEKVHKLRITAWVKTKDIGLGPDRREAPMIAVTFYDAARRDVGRGVVGPFLADSDWKQIDETVRVPPAAREALLRIGLFGSTGEACFDDVKMTPLTD
- a CDS encoding HpcH/HpaI aldolase family protein encodes the protein MRTNPVKRKLKNGEPTFGTWLSLGDVYATRTLARMQWDWLTLDMEHSPIDWYQAAIIFGAVADAGGVPLARVPRGDHDLIKRVLDAGAWGIVVPMIDTVEQAKAAIAAAKYPPLGDRSVGGGMHSMNFDASPDAYYAGANDEILVVLQTESPRGVANAKEIYSLPGCDAIFIGPNDLWAQMKTVENPNPTKEGHEALIQQVIATGKEVGTPTGMHVMTADQALVRAEQGMQFIAIGSDVRMMAVEAEATLQKLRPDDNAESVVNY
- a CDS encoding c-type cytochrome domain-containing protein — translated: MKKISTIAMLLLGAAPLAAQEKPATAKITYDDHVRAIFREHCFSCHNQGEAKGGLALDSFGKTMEGGSSGEVVVAQDIESSRLWDLVAHIDTPVMPPNQDKMPQAKLDLIKSWIEMGALENSGSVAKKSNKPSLNMAGPTTTGKPEGPAAMPEKVWRQPVVYTERAAAVSSIATSPWAPLAAIAGQKQISLYNTDTGELLGVLAYPEGIPYILRFSRNGELLLAGGGRGGHSGTVVLYEVRTGKRLMSLGDELDAVLAADINPSLTRVALGGPQKIVRIYSTADGSLLHEIKKHTDWVTALEYSPDGVLLASGDRSNGLFVWEADAAQEYLNLQGHKEAITAVSWRSDSNLLASASADRSVKLWEMNEGKTIKSFDAHGGGTESVRFGQDGRLATAGRDKVAKVFSGDGNEQKKTPGFSDIALEAVLTYDGKRLIAGDWTGNVRMWDLEKMEEVAQLPPNPPTYDLQITASQAAQAAAKAKADEAVAQLAAADKAVTDKKAQQTANTETIARLQKEIADFAANTQKADGEKNAQIAAIKQNSDKQKSLDGAINKMDQELAQATQQLQTAQGNQKNASDQLTKRQGELNGAKNQLTAATQAAEAAKQKDAAAKAEATKATDAANQAAAALKATEEQLASAAEGDKEALTQKVAENRKAADAAKAAADQAAQKVTAAEAEVAKQAKEAEAKAAAVKQLEQLVAADDAEVKKQAAEVQRLDGERNQKADAVAKSKAERETVKQAITAAQAKQKELEAAIANYAKETQQRQAAMKQAEEAKGKLVTELAELEKQKGEKASASEAAKQTLGAAEASLTKLKEEAAAYAALPQQVSADAAPSETQVSDNVN
- a CDS encoding DUF1549 and DUF1553 domain-containing protein, with the translated sequence MTASGMIALAMSVGMASLAVAESEIVKIDVYPESAELLTSRDQQNFVVRATRADDVTIDVTSEAKWTVGDEKIAKLQGHTLLPAGDGETKLSVEYSGFKAEVPVKVAEAGAERPVSFKLDVMPVFMRAGCNTGSCHGAARGKDGFRLSLFGFDPNGDYDRVTRELASRRINLAVPQASLLMEKSIGAVPHTGGKLFDQDSEYYATMIRWLESGAPRDPSEPPVCKKIEIYPPKAVLEGEGAKQQFIVKAFYADGTTRDVTDLAVFLTSNDNSVPMGKDGMATAANRGEAFVMARFDTHTVGSQVIVLPKNLQYEKPAVAGNYIDELVGAKLHKLRILPSGLCSDEEYLRRVSVDITGQLPTAEEYTEFMADQSPDKRAKLVERLLERKEFAEIWAMKWAQLLMIKSDNNRVSYKSAFLYNSWLQEKIANEVPLDEMVRELLSATGGTFSNPPTNFYEVERDTLKTAENVAQVFMGIRTQCAQCHNHPFDRWTMDDYYSFAAFFAQVGRKNAEDERERIIFDRRGGDVRHLVDNRVMEPKFLGGEAPDMQGRDRREVFAEWLTAPENPFFAANTANRIWDHFFGVGIIDPVDDIRVSNPASNPELLKALADKLIEYKYDFKKLVKDICASNAYQRATLPNDSNKTDTKNFAYAQVRRIPAEQLLDCISQATETKDKFRGLPLGARAVQIADGGTSTYFLTTFGRAERATVCACEAKTSPTLSQALHMLNGDATQGKISQGKLVQTWLKDEMLTPDQVVERIYVRCLSRKPTDEEKTRLMAVIDQDENKQQALEDVFWAVLNSREFLFNH